The following are from one region of the Capsicum annuum cultivar UCD-10X-F1 chromosome 1, UCD10Xv1.1, whole genome shotgun sequence genome:
- the LOC124897210 gene encoding uncharacterized mitochondrial protein AtMg00810-like, with protein MGDVLPDPSTYRSLVGKLNFLQHTRPDISFAVQHLSQFLQHPCVFHMKASIYLLRYLMNAPEQGIFLPFTFSYSLLACADSDWAACPFSRRSVTGYYIFFCDCLVSWKCKKQPTIALSFVEAEYRALRKVVAEVVWLTHLFADMGLTITSPGPSFCDGQAALHIAKNPVLRTH; from the coding sequence ATGGGTGATGTGTTGCCTGACCCTTCCACTTACAGAAGTCTGGTTGGGAAACTTAACTTCCTCCAACACACTAGGCCTGACATATCTTTTGCAGTTCAACATCTCAGTCAATTTTTACAACACCCTTGTGTTTTTCATATGAAAGCTAGTATTTATCTTCTTAGATACTTGATGAATGCTCCTGAACAAGGCATCTTCTTGCCTTTTACTTTCTCTTACTCGTTACTTGCTTGTgctgattctgattgggctgccTGTCCTTTCTCAAGGAGGTCAGTCACTggctattatatttttttttgtgattgtcttgtttcCTGGAAATGCAAGAAGCAACCTACTATTGCTTTGTCCTTTGTTGAGGCTGAATACAGGGCATTACGCAAGGTTGTTGCTGAAGTAGTATGGCTCACACACTTATTTGCTGATATGGGTTTGACTATTACTTCTCCTGGACCTAGTTTTTGTGACGGTCAGGCTGCTTTGCATATTGCTAAGAACCCTGTGTTACGAACGCACTAA